A section of the Leptospira kobayashii genome encodes:
- a CDS encoding kelch repeat-containing protein, with product MFKSVKFTKGCLFLVFFLSCNQLTNQLSDLKGTSNGLLTNLMMMGSSGLGGEIIVKDATTTYLKGALLNFPIVRTTETSATATFSLKNIGTGDLTLTSTPNLVLSGINSNEFSIAQPALSVITPDSFETFTITFTPTSFGYKEVEIRIPNDSNTSDFAVYIRAHHSAPGVPTLTLKEGGNQFSIQNLYNNYTFAQTNLNTTKTTTFTISNTGASDSVLSISSLTLTGADQSEFSMTLPSRLTLNSGESTTFTATFRPTLSPGSSKHAELTISSNDSYLPDLILKLHGFCPIGSFHVTGSMNVPRDIHTATLLNNGKVLIAGGYSSNVGYLSSAELYDPNTGTFSTTGSLTEVRTYHTATLLGNGKVLIVGGNQHSGTYVAAELYDPNTETFTTTGSLNVGRRFGHTATLLNDGKVLVAGGISNPGGATVVTSAELYDPNTGVFTLTGNMISRKHDHTATLLNNGKVLIAVGSGGPGSNSWAKDTELYDPVTGTFASSGRSIYASGSDYSALLLNDGKVLIGGTISPFDNNPLSKVELYDPNSETFSLSGSINRPTVQRYKMVLLNNGKVFVAGGNSSDIFLSNAELYDPNTGLFTFAGKLSSGRDYHTMTRLGDGRVLIVGGRKDNITLSSAEIYSP from the coding sequence ATGTTTAAAAGCGTCAAATTTACAAAGGGTTGTCTTTTTCTTGTTTTTTTTCTTTCCTGCAACCAGCTAACAAATCAACTGAGTGACCTGAAGGGAACATCTAACGGTTTGTTGACGAATCTTATGATGATGGGCTCCAGCGGGTTGGGCGGGGAAATCATCGTTAAGGATGCCACTACGACTTATTTGAAAGGAGCGTTGCTTAACTTCCCGATAGTTCGGACTACGGAGACATCTGCTACTGCTACATTTTCCCTAAAGAACATAGGAACTGGTGATTTAACTCTAACTTCTACTCCTAACCTTGTTTTGAGTGGGATCAATTCAAATGAATTTTCCATTGCACAACCGGCTTTGAGTGTAATTACTCCCGATAGTTTTGAAACATTTACGATTACTTTTACTCCTACTAGCTTCGGATACAAAGAAGTCGAAATCAGAATTCCGAATGATTCCAATACTTCGGATTTCGCCGTATATATCAGGGCCCACCATTCGGCTCCGGGAGTTCCTACTCTCACTTTAAAAGAAGGCGGGAACCAATTTTCAATTCAGAATCTTTATAACAATTACACCTTTGCACAAACCAATTTAAATACAACGAAAACGACAACGTTTACGATTTCCAATACGGGAGCTTCCGATTCGGTATTAAGTATCTCCTCGCTTACGTTAACTGGTGCGGATCAATCCGAATTCAGTATGACTCTTCCTTCCCGACTGACATTAAATTCGGGAGAAAGCACCACATTCACCGCCACATTCCGACCAACTCTTTCTCCCGGTAGTTCTAAGCATGCGGAACTCACTATTTCTTCCAATGATAGCTATTTACCCGATTTAATTTTAAAACTACATGGGTTTTGCCCCATAGGATCTTTCCATGTTACAGGAAGTATGAACGTACCTAGAGATATTCATACTGCAACTTTACTGAACAATGGAAAGGTTTTGATTGCAGGAGGTTATAGCAGCAACGTTGGCTATCTGTCCAGTGCGGAATTATATGATCCGAATACAGGCACATTTTCAACTACGGGCAGTTTGACCGAAGTGAGAACATATCACACTGCCACATTACTCGGGAATGGAAAAGTTCTCATTGTCGGTGGTAACCAGCATAGCGGTACTTATGTAGCTGCGGAATTATATGATCCGAATACGGAAACATTTACTACTACCGGCAGCTTAAATGTAGGAAGAAGATTCGGCCATACCGCTACCTTACTGAATGATGGAAAGGTTTTGGTCGCCGGTGGAATCAGTAACCCTGGAGGTGCCACTGTTGTCACCAGCGCTGAGTTGTACGATCCAAATACGGGAGTGTTCACGTTGACTGGCAATATGATTTCCAGGAAACACGACCATACTGCTACGTTACTCAATAACGGAAAGGTTTTGATCGCTGTAGGCAGTGGTGGTCCTGGAAGTAATTCCTGGGCGAAGGATACTGAGCTATATGATCCCGTTACGGGAACATTCGCTTCTTCCGGAAGAAGTATTTATGCTTCAGGAAGTGATTATAGCGCATTATTATTGAATGATGGAAAAGTGTTGATCGGTGGAACAATTAGTCCCTTTGATAACAATCCATTGTCTAAAGTCGAATTGTATGATCCCAATTCGGAAACCTTTTCCCTCTCAGGCAGTATTAATCGGCCGACTGTTCAAAGATACAAAATGGTTCTTTTGAATAATGGAAAGGTTTTTGTTGCGGGAGGTAATAGTTCCGATATTTTCCTATCTAACGCAGAATTGTATGATCCGAATACGGGACTTTTTACCTTTGCAGGGAAACTGAGCTCCGGGAGAGATTATCATACAATGACTCGATTGGGTGACGGAAGAGTTCTGATCGTTGGCGGAAGAAAAGATAATATTACTTTATCCAGCGCGGAGATTTATTCTCCTTAA
- a CDS encoding TolC family protein, which yields MRRLHAFYTFICISISLPLFGESSGLSEILEILAKDHPESKSLAGLTHAHKSHSEASGILPDPKIGFAYRNYPTRNGYSLNDRSLDTPTMTGVELSVSQEFPYPGKLGTEKQISKIMEGEAGLSYQAGVNRMLGDLLIKLNRFKRLERKKQFNAEVVKLLNAQGAVAEGYYSSGNIPLTGVIKVSISKTEALERETEYSTADKDLIAQLEYFQIPDKVSVADLNGIDLDSFLEKSQKKIEGLVSIRNSSVENAPEYRIAVAEEKRLNEQSKLTKYTIAPQTEVFFSYMKRRSQTFALDKGPLDFAPMDVTEYRGDLFSFGLNMRVPVWSALKWDSITGETEHLAVAGRNSVDKIRAEITSELNRSIESLQGLSGQIQIIEKKLLPEMEKAVRASSTLYAPGKTNYQDTLIAQTEVLNTKIRLEEIKEKKGEMILNTLKLLSLIYEEPSLPVHTKH from the coding sequence ATGAGACGTTTACACGCATTTTATACTTTTATATGTATATCCATATCCTTACCTTTGTTTGGTGAGAGTAGTGGATTGAGTGAAATTCTGGAGATACTGGCAAAGGATCATCCGGAATCCAAATCGCTGGCCGGGCTTACACATGCACATAAATCGCATTCCGAAGCATCAGGCATTCTTCCCGATCCGAAAATCGGTTTCGCTTATCGTAACTATCCGACTCGGAACGGATATTCATTGAATGATAGATCCTTGGATACTCCCACTATGACGGGAGTCGAACTTTCCGTATCACAGGAATTTCCGTATCCGGGAAAGTTGGGAACGGAAAAACAGATTTCTAAAATCATGGAAGGGGAAGCGGGGTTATCCTATCAGGCAGGCGTAAATCGGATGTTAGGAGATCTTTTGATCAAACTGAACCGATTCAAACGTTTGGAACGGAAAAAACAATTCAATGCGGAAGTCGTTAAACTGCTGAATGCACAAGGAGCGGTTGCCGAAGGATATTATTCGTCCGGTAACATTCCTTTGACGGGAGTCATCAAGGTATCGATTTCCAAAACAGAAGCATTGGAAAGGGAAACCGAATATTCCACTGCTGATAAGGATTTGATCGCTCAATTGGAATACTTTCAAATACCCGATAAAGTCTCCGTAGCGGATCTTAACGGGATTGATTTGGATTCGTTTTTAGAGAAAAGCCAAAAGAAAATCGAAGGATTGGTTTCGATTCGCAATTCGTCCGTTGAAAATGCACCGGAATACCGAATCGCAGTCGCCGAAGAAAAAAGACTGAACGAACAGTCGAAGCTAACCAAATACACGATAGCTCCTCAAACGGAAGTTTTCTTTTCCTATATGAAACGACGGTCCCAAACCTTCGCATTGGATAAAGGACCTTTGGATTTTGCCCCAATGGATGTAACCGAATATAGAGGAGATCTATTCAGTTTCGGGTTGAATATGAGGGTTCCCGTTTGGTCCGCGTTAAAGTGGGATTCTATTACGGGAGAAACGGAACATCTGGCAGTAGCCGGCAGAAACTCAGTAGATAAGATTCGTGCCGAAATCACTTCCGAATTGAATCGAAGCATTGAGTCCTTACAAGGGTTATCCGGTCAAATCCAGATTATAGAGAAAAAATTACTGCCCGAAATGGAAAAAGCAGTTCGTGCCAGTTCGACTTTATATGCACCCGGAAAAACAAACTATCAGGATACACTGATCGCACAAACGGAAGTTTTGAATACAAAGATCCGTTTGGAAGAGATCAAAGAAAAAAAAGGAGAGATGATTTTGAACACTCTCAAGCTCTTAAGCCTGATCTATGAAGAGCCATCTTTACCAGTTCACACAAAACATTAA
- a CDS encoding LIC13259/LIC11441 family protein, translated as MKVLITGLFLSIAVSGSLFAHAGKETFVLEEVARIHTELFEGKTGTIDTKKLVGLLKEEADRKKDTSAFKQALPFAEKLGKVTDEEQKRELFYRLSSELEPIVGHHDQSGVSIFYCPMVKKKWIAKGKEIHNPYLSNMKNCGQILHD; from the coding sequence ATGAAAGTTTTAATAACAGGTTTATTTCTATCGATTGCAGTGTCCGGTTCTTTGTTCGCTCATGCGGGAAAGGAAACTTTTGTTCTAGAAGAAGTCGCAAGGATTCATACGGAATTGTTCGAAGGAAAGACCGGAACAATAGATACTAAGAAATTAGTGGGGCTATTAAAAGAGGAAGCAGACCGGAAAAAAGATACATCCGCTTTCAAACAGGCACTTCCTTTTGCGGAAAAACTGGGTAAGGTGACGGATGAAGAACAAAAAAGGGAATTATTTTACCGTCTTTCTTCCGAACTCGAACCGATCGTAGGACATCACGATCAGTCGGGAGTTTCCATTTTTTACTGTCCAATGGTTAAAAAGAAATGGATTGCCAAAGGAAAGGAAATTCACAATCCCTATCTCTCCAACATGAAGAACTGCGGGCAAATCCTCCATGATTGA
- a CDS encoding efflux RND transporter periplasmic adaptor subunit codes for MFNGVIGIWQRITSQRKGKTLFLMMTAFLVLFTFSCAKKKEIYYCPMHTFYTSDRPGTCPICNMDLVKKEDHSEHSDHSPEITMKEDDHEMDTGKIGKSNADDSSEIYLSSEKQQSIGIRTELVSRRNLIKKISLYSSVAYDPELYNALLEYKQAVQSSGLLPESSSSLGIANLQLRLKQLGLSTGQIQVWTSGRRDPSELIIGGKSGRAHIYSQVYETELSMAKPGLNIRFKTDVFPDKEFQGKIKSIDNIVDKNSRTLRLRSEVIDPGHILKPQMFGEAMIEISFPKLLTIPTSAVLDTGVRKIVYVQTNANSFRAVTVKIGRNVDTWSEVLSGLEEGQQVVSESTFLIDSEAKIRFGSNSHNH; via the coding sequence ATGTTTAACGGTGTAATCGGCATTTGGCAAAGAATTACAAGTCAAAGAAAAGGAAAAACCCTTTTTCTTATGATGACTGCTTTCTTAGTTCTATTCACTTTTTCCTGCGCGAAGAAAAAGGAAATCTACTATTGTCCGATGCATACTTTCTATACATCAGATCGTCCGGGAACTTGTCCTATTTGCAATATGGATCTTGTAAAAAAAGAGGATCATTCCGAACATTCCGATCATTCTCCGGAAATAACAATGAAGGAAGATGATCATGAGATGGATACCGGTAAGATCGGAAAATCTAATGCCGACGATTCGTCCGAAATTTATCTTTCTTCGGAAAAACAACAATCCATCGGTATTCGAACTGAACTTGTTAGTCGAAGAAATCTTATCAAAAAGATCAGCTTGTATTCGAGTGTTGCCTATGATCCCGAGCTTTATAATGCTCTATTGGAATACAAACAAGCGGTTCAGTCTTCCGGACTTCTTCCCGAATCGAGTTCTTCTCTTGGAATTGCGAACCTTCAATTGCGGCTGAAACAATTGGGATTGTCAACCGGGCAGATCCAAGTTTGGACTTCCGGTAGGAGAGATCCCTCCGAACTAATCATAGGCGGTAAATCCGGTCGGGCACATATCTATTCTCAAGTATATGAGACCGAGCTTTCAATGGCAAAGCCGGGACTCAATATCCGCTTCAAAACCGATGTTTTTCCCGATAAGGAATTTCAAGGAAAAATAAAAAGTATCGATAACATCGTGGATAAGAATAGCAGAACTTTGAGATTGCGAAGCGAGGTGATCGATCCGGGGCACATCTTGAAACCTCAAATGTTCGGAGAGGCGATGATCGAGATTTCTTTTCCGAAGTTATTGACCATTCCTACTTCCGCCGTTCTGGATACTGGCGTCCGCAAAATTGTTTATGTCCAGACAAATGCGAATTCGTTTCGAGCTGTTACCGTAAAAATAGGCAGGAATGTGGATACTTGGAGTGAGGTCCTTTCCGGATTGGAAGAAGGGCAACAGGTCGTGTCCGAATCTACATTCCTGATCGATTCGGAAGCAAAAATCCGTTTCGGAAGCAATTCTCACAATCATTGA
- a CDS encoding efflux RND transporter permease subunit — protein MIRSIIKFSAYNKYLILLLTLVMLIASYVAMKTISLDAIPDLSDTQVIIYSRWDRSPDIIEDQVTYPIVTSLLGAPKIKVVRGFSDFGFSYVYVIFQDGTDIYWARSRVIEYLSRIQPLLPAGVKTELGPDASAVGWVFQYALVDKTGNNSLADLRTYQDFHLRYLLNSVPGVSEVAGIGGFKKQYQITVNPSALRSYNIGFETIVQKIRESNQETGGRLVELSGAEYMVRGRGYLTSLSDIENIPLATDMNGIPVLLRNVASVGFGPDIRRGVADLDGEGDVVGGTIVMRHGENALTVIDRVKNKLEEIKNSLPKGAELITTYDRSELIDHAISNLQFKLMEEMLIVSFVILIFLWHFPSAIIPILTIPISVIISFIPMNLLDINANIMSLSGMAISIGVLVDGAIVEVENAYKKLEEWESGGRVGDYHTVRLEALLEVGPSVFFSLLVIAVAFLPIFTLVDQEGRLFRPLAYSKNIAMAVAAVLAITLDPAFRMLFTRMEPFRFKSALLSKVATTLLVGKYYPEKKHPVSKVLFKYYEPVCRLVLHKPKTIIVSSFALVILTIPVYFHLGSEFMPELYEESFLYMPTTLPGISVSEAEKLMTAMDKRLKSFPEVKRVFGKAGRSDTATDSAPFSMMETVILLKPKEEWSKAERFYSNWPRALQLPFLPFVSDHLTKDELIAKMNQSMQFPGATNAWTMPIKTRIDMLSTGMRTPIGIKVLGTSLEEIERIGIEIETLLKTDKDVRSIFAERTAGGYFLDIEMKREKLARYNISIEAAEQIVVAAIGGEPVTQTFEGRERFSVNIRYPRELRDSIEKIRSILVPTGEFGHIPISEIAEIRTKTGPSMIRDESGFLAGYVYVDPSTSDIGGFVDRAKQIVAASIKLPTGYSIVWSGQYENMLRVRERMKYILPLTVFIIFLLLYFNTKSYAKTLIVLLAVPFSLIGAIGMLYLLDYQISIAVWVGMIALMGLDAETGVFMLLYLDLSYEDARKKGRLRNQEELIEAIVHGAVHRVRPKIMTVMAAMMGLLPIMWSQGTGADVMKRIAAPMVGGLVTSFILELLVYPPIYLLWKKTKTDFIDYPLEKITSSDNS, from the coding sequence ATGATACGTTCTATTATAAAATTTTCCGCATATAATAAATATTTAATACTTCTTCTAACTCTGGTGATGCTGATAGCTTCCTACGTTGCGATGAAGACAATTTCATTGGATGCGATACCCGATCTTTCCGACACACAAGTGATCATATATTCCCGTTGGGATCGAAGCCCGGATATCATCGAAGATCAGGTTACTTATCCGATCGTAACATCATTATTAGGTGCACCTAAAATCAAAGTGGTAAGGGGATTTTCCGATTTCGGATTTTCTTATGTGTATGTAATCTTCCAGGATGGAACGGATATCTATTGGGCAAGATCCAGAGTGATCGAGTATTTATCCAGAATTCAGCCGCTTTTGCCTGCCGGTGTCAAAACCGAGTTAGGACCGGATGCAAGTGCGGTAGGTTGGGTCTTCCAGTATGCGTTAGTTGATAAAACGGGGAATAACTCTCTTGCGGATTTAAGAACCTATCAGGACTTTCATTTGAGATATCTTCTTAATTCGGTTCCCGGAGTTTCCGAAGTTGCAGGAATCGGCGGTTTTAAAAAGCAATATCAGATTACAGTGAATCCAAGTGCATTACGTTCTTATAATATAGGATTTGAAACGATTGTTCAGAAAATCAGAGAAAGCAATCAAGAGACGGGAGGACGATTGGTAGAACTCTCGGGAGCCGAGTATATGGTTCGGGGGAGAGGCTATTTAACTTCTCTTTCGGATATTGAAAATATTCCTCTCGCAACGGATATGAACGGAATTCCCGTTTTGTTAAGGAACGTCGCTTCCGTTGGTTTCGGTCCTGATATCAGAAGAGGAGTCGCGGATCTGGACGGAGAAGGGGATGTCGTTGGTGGAACTATTGTCATGCGGCATGGAGAAAACGCACTGACCGTAATTGACAGAGTCAAAAACAAACTTGAAGAAATCAAAAATAGCCTTCCGAAAGGAGCCGAATTGATTACCACTTATGACAGATCGGAACTCATAGATCATGCCATATCGAATTTACAGTTCAAACTCATGGAAGAAATGTTGATTGTTTCGTTTGTAATTCTGATTTTCCTTTGGCATTTCCCATCGGCAATCATACCGATTTTAACGATTCCCATTTCAGTCATCATTTCATTTATTCCCATGAATCTTTTGGACATTAATGCAAACATAATGTCTTTATCCGGAATGGCGATATCCATCGGAGTTTTGGTGGATGGTGCCATCGTAGAGGTGGAGAATGCCTATAAAAAATTAGAGGAGTGGGAATCGGGTGGCCGGGTAGGTGACTATCATACGGTTCGTTTGGAGGCGTTACTGGAAGTAGGTCCTTCGGTATTTTTCTCACTGCTTGTCATTGCAGTCGCATTCCTTCCTATCTTTACACTTGTCGATCAGGAAGGACGATTGTTTCGACCATTAGCATATTCTAAAAATATTGCAATGGCGGTCGCTGCAGTTCTTGCTATAACTCTTGATCCGGCTTTTCGAATGCTTTTTACAAGAATGGAGCCTTTCCGATTTAAGAGCGCTCTCCTTTCCAAAGTAGCCACAACTCTTTTAGTGGGAAAATATTATCCGGAGAAAAAACATCCGGTCAGCAAAGTCCTTTTCAAATATTATGAGCCTGTATGCCGGCTGGTTTTGCATAAGCCGAAGACGATCATTGTTTCTTCATTTGCACTGGTGATTTTGACTATACCGGTTTATTTTCATCTTGGATCGGAGTTTATGCCCGAGCTTTACGAAGAATCTTTTCTTTATATGCCTACGACATTGCCTGGGATTTCCGTTTCCGAGGCGGAGAAATTGATGACCGCAATGGATAAGAGACTGAAATCTTTTCCCGAAGTGAAGAGGGTGTTTGGAAAAGCGGGGCGTTCCGATACCGCAACCGATTCCGCACCTTTCTCAATGATGGAGACTGTGATTCTTTTGAAACCCAAGGAGGAGTGGAGCAAGGCGGAAAGATTTTATTCGAATTGGCCTCGTGCACTGCAACTTCCTTTTTTACCTTTCGTTTCTGATCACCTAACAAAAGATGAACTAATTGCAAAGATGAATCAGTCGATGCAATTTCCCGGTGCTACCAATGCCTGGACCATGCCGATTAAAACAAGAATTGATATGTTGAGTACGGGAATGAGGACTCCCATCGGAATCAAAGTGTTAGGAACTTCTTTGGAGGAAATCGAACGCATCGGTATTGAAATCGAAACTTTATTAAAAACGGATAAAGATGTCAGAAGTATTTTTGCCGAAAGAACAGCGGGAGGATACTTTTTAGATATAGAAATGAAGCGGGAGAAGTTAGCTAGGTATAATATTTCCATCGAAGCTGCCGAGCAGATCGTAGTTGCTGCCATCGGAGGAGAACCTGTAACTCAAACATTCGAAGGAAGGGAACGTTTTTCGGTAAACATACGTTATCCGAGAGAATTGAGAGACTCAATTGAGAAAATCAGGTCCATATTGGTTCCTACAGGAGAATTCGGTCATATACCCATTTCCGAGATTGCAGAGATAAGGACAAAAACAGGCCCTTCCATGATTCGGGATGAAAGCGGATTTTTGGCGGGATATGTTTATGTTGATCCTTCCACTTCGGATATAGGGGGATTTGTCGATCGGGCAAAACAAATTGTCGCGGCGTCCATCAAATTACCGACCGGCTATTCGATCGTTTGGAGCGGACAGTACGAAAATATGCTTCGTGTCAGGGAAAGAATGAAATACATTCTACCTCTAACCGTTTTTATCATTTTTCTTCTACTTTACTTCAATACCAAATCTTATGCAAAAACTTTGATCGTTTTACTCGCTGTTCCATTTTCACTGATCGGTGCAATCGGTATGCTCTATCTATTGGATTATCAAATTTCCATTGCAGTTTGGGTCGGTATGATTGCGCTTATGGGTTTGGATGCGGAAACAGGAGTATTTATGTTACTCTATTTGGATCTTTCTTATGAAGATGCGAGAAAGAAAGGGCGACTTCGCAATCAGGAAGAGTTGATCGAAGCGATTGTTCACGGAGCAGTTCATAGAGTAAGACCTAAGATAATGACTGTTATGGCGGCAATGATGGGGCTATTGCCCATTATGTGGTCGCAAGGCACAGGAGCCGATGTAATGAAGAGAATCGCAGCTCCGATGGTTGGGGGACTTGTAACTAGTTTTATTCTGGAGCTGCTAGTCTATCCTCCCATCTATCTTCTTTGGAAAAAAACTAAAACGGATTTTATAGATTATCCTTTGGAGAAGATAACTTCGAGCGATAATTCTTAA
- a CDS encoding FecR family protein: MNKKTTIRCTFTFILAFAMISNCAKPKNTTEGILTFTLGNITIERSGNKISAKTGDPIQKGDTLRSGEKSAAIVEFGEEETIIEIQSNSEFQFVDTGKNKELILNSGRSWLRSAKLQKDATLNLKTPTSVAGVRGTTFFTFVVGDMSLTCHCEGEVDLKSLKNNSGRVNDRDYLAFVKNDKIIYIFPEDLKALNIPYVHDHSELSSSKLGKQNKLTQEQFALVMQLAEKKFAELK, encoded by the coding sequence ATGAACAAAAAGACAACGATCCGCTGTACTTTCACATTCATTCTTGCATTTGCAATGATAAGCAACTGCGCTAAGCCGAAGAACACGACAGAAGGAATTCTTACCTTCACTTTAGGTAACATAACAATAGAAAGATCCGGAAACAAAATTTCTGCAAAAACCGGCGATCCGATCCAAAAAGGAGACACTCTCCGATCCGGCGAAAAATCAGCGGCGATCGTCGAATTCGGAGAAGAAGAAACGATCATAGAAATCCAATCAAATTCAGAATTCCAATTTGTAGACACAGGTAAGAATAAAGAATTGATATTGAATAGCGGGAGATCCTGGCTGAGGTCCGCTAAATTACAAAAAGATGCGACATTAAATCTGAAGACCCCTACTTCGGTGGCAGGAGTTCGTGGTACAACATTTTTCACTTTCGTAGTGGGCGACATGTCCTTGACCTGCCATTGCGAAGGAGAAGTTGATTTAAAAAGTCTCAAAAACAATTCGGGACGGGTCAATGACAGGGATTACCTAGCGTTCGTCAAAAATGATAAGATCATCTACATCTTTCCTGAAGATCTGAAAGCGTTAAACATACCTTATGTACATGACCATAGCGAATTGAGTTCCAGTAAACTGGGTAAACAAAACAAACTAACCCAAGAACAGTTTGCACTTGTTATGCAACTTGCTGAAAAAAAATTTGCGGAGCTGAAATAG
- a CDS encoding Vps62-related protein: MPATLKTSNTANYKWIYDDRGSGADHCGVFWRPVPTDSSWHILGDYVQRVSHYPSHGKPEPRTSIEIVKVEGEDDPDFPLLKEPVEYIQVWNDKDSGGDYNGAIWWPKPPDGYRSLGHVVTKGYDAPKTDIIRCVRRDYCRLGELNELTQIWSDRGSGAKKSVDTYRVKEMNTFYAQSNFDKPNGVFYVLKEALLVL; encoded by the coding sequence ATGCCGGCAACATTAAAAACAAGCAACACAGCGAATTACAAATGGATATACGATGACAGGGGATCGGGAGCAGATCACTGTGGGGTATTCTGGAGACCGGTGCCGACAGATAGCAGTTGGCACATATTAGGGGATTATGTACAAAGAGTAAGCCACTATCCCAGTCATGGCAAACCGGAACCGAGAACTTCCATAGAAATCGTTAAAGTCGAAGGAGAAGATGATCCGGATTTTCCTTTGTTAAAGGAACCGGTAGAGTATATACAAGTATGGAATGATAAAGATAGTGGAGGAGATTATAACGGCGCTATTTGGTGGCCGAAACCTCCGGATGGTTATCGCTCGTTAGGTCATGTCGTTACCAAAGGTTATGATGCTCCGAAGACTGATATTATACGTTGCGTTCGGCGAGACTATTGCCGGCTTGGTGAGTTGAATGAGCTCACACAAATTTGGAGTGATCGCGGCTCAGGTGCTAAAAAAAGCGTAGATACTTACAGAGTGAAGGAAATGAATACTTTTTACGCACAGTCAAATTTCGATAAGCCGAACGGAGTCTTTTATGTTTTGAAAGAGGCTTTGTTGGTGCTTTGA
- a CDS encoding FAD-dependent oxidoreductase, producing the protein MENNKDQVIIIGAGIAGLSLAIQLAEKKIPCVVLEAKTSFGSATTGVRISAKGVRVLENIGIRNIGEKTEKLIMHFGNSQVKFDMKIEKGASPAIIVTRLAVFEKLRERINDLSIKVIYNFTLDSVIENADSVVAVSTDEQHIQGKYLVGADGVGSKVRSLLNPASNSNKRYAGYLGLGFIFPSDEKVEMSLFNSINGNIGLGSIGKISSKDTHKNNFLWTHIHMTEAEAKAITDKEVYERIAERAKTWTPYLQQVFQTCKINPKTILYHQPVYNGTVPDKWYSDKLFLIGDAAHPYGPGGQGISMALMDAEALCNLFVTGITEEKKANFQTSRAAIAKSKGESAEERNKPENQITTKRELMFKSIIMKAFHLFSGGKMEL; encoded by the coding sequence ATGGAAAATAACAAAGACCAAGTAATAATAATTGGTGCAGGTATTGCGGGCTTGAGTTTGGCAATTCAACTTGCAGAGAAAAAAATACCGTGTGTGGTATTGGAAGCAAAAACCAGTTTTGGAAGCGCCACAACAGGGGTTCGTATTTCGGCTAAAGGAGTGAGGGTACTTGAAAATATAGGCATTCGCAACATAGGCGAAAAAACAGAAAAACTAATAATGCACTTTGGTAATAGTCAAGTAAAGTTTGACATGAAAATTGAAAAAGGTGCGAGCCCTGCGATTATAGTAACCCGGTTGGCTGTATTTGAAAAACTTCGTGAACGTATAAATGATTTAAGCATCAAGGTCATCTATAATTTTACATTGGACAGTGTGATTGAAAACGCTGATAGTGTAGTTGCTGTTTCTACTGATGAACAACACATTCAAGGCAAATATTTAGTTGGTGCCGATGGTGTTGGTTCTAAAGTAAGAAGTCTGCTAAATCCAGCTAGTAATTCTAATAAACGATATGCAGGTTATTTGGGGCTTGGTTTCATTTTTCCAAGTGATGAAAAAGTAGAAATGTCTTTATTTAATAGCATCAATGGCAATATCGGTCTTGGTTCTATTGGGAAAATAAGTTCGAAGGACACCCATAAAAATAATTTCTTATGGACACATATACATATGACCGAAGCGGAAGCAAAAGCCATAACCGATAAAGAAGTTTACGAACGAATAGCAGAAAGAGCGAAGACTTGGACACCATATTTGCAACAAGTTTTTCAAACATGTAAAATCAATCCAAAAACAATATTGTATCACCAACCAGTATATAATGGTACTGTTCCAGATAAATGGTATAGCGACAAACTGTTTTTAATTGGTGATGCAGCGCATCCTTATGGACCTGGTGGACAAGGTATAAGCATGGCTCTGATGGATGCGGAAGCTCTGTGTAATTTGTTTGTTACCGGAATTACCGAAGAAAAGAAAGCCAATTTCCAAACTTCAAGAGCAGCCATTGCAAAATCTAAAGGCGAAAGTGCAGAAGAAAGAAACAAGCCCGAAAATCAAATTACTACTAAACGTGAACTGATGTTTAAGAGCATAATTATGAAGGCATTTCATTTGTTTAGTGGCGGAAAAATGGAATTGTAA